A part of Candidatus Woesearchaeota archaeon genomic DNA contains:
- a CDS encoding PIN domain-containing protein, with protein sequence MKWYYFDTSIWIDIYAKRGYHREVAKELLAKIIVDDNGVVYSDITLAELKKLGFLAYDLNQMFSLAKLGYLKRIYPTREQAEEAKRLAKQRRVPFGDVFHAVLARDHDAQLVSRDWDFEKLKDIAKAKKTEDLL encoded by the coding sequence ATGAAATGGTATTATTTTGATACCTCCATTTGGATTGACATCTATGCAAAGAGAGGATATCATAGAGAGGTTGCAAAGGAACTTTTAGCGAAGATAATTGTTGACGATAACGGTGTTGTATATTCTGACATCACCCTTGCTGAACTAAAAAAATTGGGATTTTTGGCCTATGATCTTAACCAAATGTTCAGTCTTGCAAAGCTAGGTTACTTAAAACGAATTTACCCAACAAGAGAACAGGCTGAAGAAGCTAAACGATTAGCCAAGCAAAGAAGAGTTCCTTTTGGAGATGTATTTCATGCAGTACTAGCACGAGACCATGATGCACAGTTAGTTTCACGAGATTGGGACTTTGAAAAGCTCAAAGATATAGCAAAGGCAAAAAAAACAGAAGACCTACTCTAA